One window of the Conexibacter sp. SYSU D00693 genome contains the following:
- a CDS encoding acetyl-CoA acetyltransferase, translating into MPSNGIRDKVAIVGMGCTAFGEHWGKSADDLLVDAAEQCFASAPGLPKEDVDAFWLGTMNSGQSGTVLSKPLGIDYKPVTRVENMCATGSEAFRNACYAVASGAYDRVMAVGVEKLKDTGYSGLVRSNVPGDGTAPEETLTAPAAFSLLDPAYCKKYGVDPQAMRDAMTHVAWKNHVNGAKNPRAQFRKEVPKEKIDAGAGRVAGRLGVMDCSGVSDGAAAALVVRAEDAHRYTDRPMFVKALSVIAGPASGPIDPSYDYTTFHEVVACAKDAYAQAGITDPRAEISMAEVHDCFTPTELVLMEDLGFSERGQAWRDELEGVFDLDGALPVNPDGGLKSFGHPVGASGLRMLFECWLQFRGEAGDRQLADPRLGLTHNLGGRPGTCVSFISIVGAEQG; encoded by the coding sequence GTGCCGTCTAACGGGATCCGCGACAAGGTCGCCATCGTCGGCATGGGCTGCACGGCCTTCGGCGAGCACTGGGGCAAGTCGGCCGACGACCTCCTCGTCGACGCCGCCGAGCAGTGCTTCGCCTCGGCGCCCGGCCTGCCCAAGGAGGACGTCGACGCCTTCTGGCTGGGGACGATGAACTCGGGCCAGTCGGGCACCGTCCTCTCCAAGCCGCTGGGCATCGACTACAAGCCCGTCACCCGCGTCGAGAACATGTGCGCGACGGGCTCCGAGGCGTTTCGCAACGCCTGCTACGCCGTGGCCTCCGGCGCCTACGACCGCGTCATGGCGGTCGGCGTCGAGAAGCTCAAGGACACCGGCTACTCGGGGCTCGTGCGCTCCAACGTCCCGGGCGACGGCACCGCGCCGGAGGAGACGCTCACCGCGCCCGCCGCCTTCTCGCTGCTGGACCCCGCCTACTGCAAGAAGTACGGCGTCGACCCGCAGGCGATGCGCGACGCGATGACCCACGTCGCGTGGAAGAACCACGTCAACGGGGCCAAGAACCCGCGCGCGCAGTTCCGCAAGGAGGTCCCGAAGGAGAAGATCGACGCGGGGGCCGGCCGGGTCGCGGGCCGCCTGGGCGTCATGGACTGCTCCGGCGTCTCCGACGGCGCGGCGGCCGCGCTCGTCGTCCGCGCCGAGGACGCCCACCGGTACACCGACCGGCCGATGTTCGTGAAGGCGCTGTCGGTCATCGCGGGCCCCGCCAGCGGGCCGATCGACCCCTCCTACGACTACACGACCTTCCACGAGGTCGTGGCCTGCGCCAAGGACGCCTACGCGCAGGCCGGCATCACGGACCCGCGCGCCGAGATCTCGATGGCCGAGGTGCACGACTGCTTCACGCCGACCGAGCTCGTGCTCATGGAGGACCTCGGCTTCAGCGAGCGCGGCCAGGCGTGGCGCGACGAGCTCGAGGGCGTCTTCGACCTCGACGGCGCGCTGCCGGTCAACCCCGACGGCGGCCTGAAGTCCTTCGGCCATCCGGTGGGCGCCAGCGGGCTGCGGATGCTCTTCGAGTGCTGGCTGCAGTTCCGCGGCGAGGCGGGCGACCGCCAGCTCGCCGATCCGCGCCTCGGGCTGACCCACAACCTCGGCGGGCGCCCCGGCACGTGCGTGTCGTTCATCTCGATCGTGGGGGCCGAGCAGGGGTGA
- a CDS encoding OB-fold domain-containing protein encodes MGHGLLSYAAYVPRHRLQRAELASALGTGGGKGARAVASYDEDSTTMGVEAARAALTDGTRPQSLFFATTAPAYLDKTNATAIHAALDLGHEGFAVDLAGSARGATGALRAAAGSGGLAVLSDLRTGRPGSADERDSGDAAAAFLFGEGPPIAEVVAEASATAEFLDRWRAPGEQASGQWEERFGLEAYLPLVRDAARRALDAAGLDEVDHVVVSSPHSRAAATAAKSLAGRVPEQPPAIGYAGAADPGVRLAAVLDRAGPGETILLVIAADGCDATVLRTTDALPGRRATVPVAEQLEGGHDVPYATYLTWRGMLHREPPRRPEPSRPAGPASARSEAWKFAFVGSRCEACDHVHVPPRRVCVNCQAVDRMARAPLAGKGGTVATYTVDRLAFSPSPPMIDAVVDFDGGGRYTLEVADADPDQVDIGTPLELTFRRLYTAGGVHNYFWKVRVRRAV; translated from the coding sequence ATGGGTCACGGCCTCCTGTCCTACGCCGCGTACGTCCCGCGGCACCGGCTGCAGCGCGCGGAGCTCGCCTCCGCCCTCGGCACGGGCGGGGGCAAGGGCGCCCGGGCCGTCGCCTCCTACGACGAGGACTCGACGACGATGGGCGTCGAGGCGGCGCGTGCCGCCCTGACCGACGGCACCCGGCCGCAGAGCCTGTTCTTCGCCACCACGGCACCGGCGTACCTCGACAAGACCAACGCGACGGCGATCCACGCCGCGCTCGACCTGGGCCACGAGGGCTTCGCCGTCGACCTCGCCGGCTCGGCACGCGGGGCCACCGGTGCGCTGCGCGCCGCCGCGGGCTCGGGAGGCCTGGCCGTGCTGAGCGACCTGCGCACGGGCCGGCCCGGGTCGGCCGACGAGCGCGACAGCGGCGACGCCGCCGCGGCGTTCCTCTTCGGCGAGGGCCCGCCGATCGCCGAGGTCGTCGCCGAGGCGTCGGCCACCGCGGAGTTCCTCGACCGCTGGCGCGCGCCCGGCGAGCAGGCCAGCGGGCAGTGGGAGGAGCGCTTCGGCCTCGAGGCCTACCTGCCGCTCGTGCGGGACGCCGCCCGCCGCGCGCTCGACGCCGCGGGCCTCGACGAGGTCGACCACGTCGTCGTCTCCTCGCCCCACAGCCGCGCCGCCGCGACCGCCGCCAAGAGCCTCGCAGGGCGCGTGCCCGAGCAGCCGCCGGCGATCGGCTACGCCGGCGCGGCCGACCCGGGGGTCCGGCTCGCCGCGGTGCTCGACCGCGCGGGGCCGGGGGAGACGATCCTGCTGGTGATCGCCGCCGACGGCTGCGACGCGACCGTGCTGCGCACGACCGACGCGCTGCCCGGCCGCCGGGCGACGGTGCCCGTCGCCGAGCAGCTCGAGGGCGGCCACGACGTCCCGTACGCGACCTACCTGACCTGGCGCGGGATGCTGCACCGCGAGCCGCCGCGCCGGCCCGAGCCCAGCCGTCCCGCGGGGCCGGCGTCCGCGCGCTCCGAGGCCTGGAAGTTCGCGTTCGTCGGCTCGCGCTGCGAGGCCTGCGACCACGTCCACGTCCCCCCGCGGCGGGTGTGCGTCAACTGCCAGGCCGTCGACCGCATGGCGCGCGCGCCGCTGGCCGGCAAGGGTGGGACCGTCGCGACGTACACCGTCGACCGCCTCGCCTTCTCGCCCTCGCCGCCGATGATCGACGCGGTCGTCGACTTCGACGGCGGCGGGCGCTACACGCTCGAGGTCGCCGACGCCGACCCCGACCAGGTCGACATCGGCACGCCGCTCGAGCTCACCTTCCGCCGGCTCTACACGGCCGGCGGCGTCCACAACTACTTCTGGAAGGTCAGGGTGCGCCGTGCCGTCTAA